From Canis lupus baileyi chromosome 16, mCanLup2.hap1, whole genome shotgun sequence, a single genomic window includes:
- the ATP2A3 gene encoding sarcoplasmic/endoplasmic reticulum calcium ATPase 3 isoform X1, with the protein MEAAHLLSAAEVLRGFSVTVEGGLRPEQVSAARERYGPNELPTEEGKSLWELVLEQFEDLLVRILLLAALVSFVLAWFEEGEETTTAFVEPLVIMLILVANAIVGVWQERNAESAIEALKEYEPEMGKVIRSDRKGVQRIRARDIVPGDIVEVAVGDKVPADLRLIEIKSTTLRVDQSILTGESVSVTKHTDAILDPRAVNQDKKNMLFSGTNIAAGKALGVAVTTGLHTELGKIRSQMAAVEPDRTPLQQKLDEFGRQLSHAISVICVAVWLINIGHFADPAHGGSWVRGAVYYFKIAVALAVAAIPEGLPAVITTCLALGTRRMARKNAIVRSLPSVETLGCTSVICSDKTGTLTTNQMSVCRMFVVAEAEAEAGSCRLHEFTISGTTYAPEGEVRQAEQLVRCGQFDGLVELATICALCNDSALDYNEAKGVYEKVGEATETALTCLVEKMNVFDTNLQTLSPVERASACNAVIKQLMRKEFTLEFSRDRKSMSVYCTPTSPGPAAQGSKMFVKGAPESVIERCSSVRVGSHRVPLNATSREQILAKIRDWGSGSDTLRCLALATRDAPPRKEDMQLDDCSKFVQYEMDLTFVGCVGMLDPPRPEVAACIARCHRAGIRVVMITGDNKATAVAICRRLGIFRDAEDVVSKAYTGREFDDLSPEQQRHACRTACCFARVEPAHKSRIVENLQSFNEITAMTGDGVNDAPALKKAEIGIAMGSGTAVAKSAAEMVLSDDNFASIVAAVEEGRAIYNNMKQFIRYLISSNVGEVVCIFLTAILGLPEALIPVQLLWVNLVTDGLPATALGFNPPDLDIMEKLPRNPHEALISGWLFFRYLAIGVYVGLATVAAATWWFLYDAEGPHVTFYQLRNFLKCSEDNPLFADIDCEVFESRFPTTMALSVLVTIEMCNALNSVSENQSLLRMPPWLNPWLLAAVAMSMALHFLILLVPPLPLIFQVTPLSGRQWVVVLQISLPVILLDEALKYLSRNHMDEEKDHK; encoded by the exons AGCTCCCAACTGAGGAAG GGAAGTCTCTGTGGGAGCTGGTGCTGGAACAGTTTGAGGACCTCCTGGTGCGCATCCTGCTGTTGGCAGCTCTGGTCTCCTTT GTCCTGGCCTGGTTTGAGGAGGGCGAAGAGACCACAACAGCCTTCGTGGAGCCCCTGGTCATCATGCTGATCCTCGTGGCCAATGCCATCGTGGGCGTATGGCAG GAGCGCAATGCTGAGAGTGCTATTGAGGCCTTGAAGGAGTATGAGCCTGAGATGGGCAAGGTGATCCGCTCAGACCGCAAAGGTGTGCAGAGGATCCGTGCCCGGGACATCGTCCCTGGAGACATCGTGGAGGTGGCAG TGGGAGACAAAGTACCCGCTGACCTCCGCCTCATCGAGATCAAGTCTACCACACTGAGAGTGGACCAGTCCATCCtgacag GTGAATCCGTGTCTGTGACCAAGCATACAGATGCCATCCTAGATCCCAGAGCTGTGAACCAGGACAAAAAGAATATGCTCTTCTCT GGCACCAATATCGCAGCAGGCAAGGCCCTGGGTGTGGCAGTGACCACAGGCCTGCACACAGAGCTGGGTAAGATCCGGAGCCAGATGGCGGCAGTGGAGCCAGACCGGACGCCGCTGCAGCAGAAACTGGATGAGTTTGGACGGCAGCTGTCCCACGCCATCTCTGTGATCTGTGTGGCGGTGTGGCTCATCAACATCGGCCACTTTGCGGACCCAGCCCATGGCGGCTCCTGGGTCCGTGGCGCTGTCTACTACTTCAAGATTGCCGTGGCCCTGGCTGTGGCTGCCATCCCTGAGGGCCTCCCAGCTGTGATCACTACGTGCCTGGCTCTGGGCACACGGCGCATGGCGCGCAAGAATGCCATCGTGCGGAGCCTGCCTTCCGTGGAGACCCTGGGCTGCACCTCGGTCATCTGCTCTGACAAGACAGGCACGCTCACCACCAATCAGATGTCTGTTTGCCGG ATGTTTGTGGTAGCTGAAGCTGAAGCCGAAGCAGGCTCCTGCCGTTTGCACGAGTTCACCATCTCAGGCACCACCTATGCTCCGGAGGGCGAAGT GAGGCAGGCGGAGCAGCTTGTGCGCTGTGGGCAGTTCGATGGGCTGGTGGAATTGGCGACAATCTGTGCCCTGTGCAATGACTCAGCGCTGGACTACAATGAG GCTAAGGGCGTGTATGAGAAGGTGGGAGAGGCCACGGAGACGGCTCTGACTTGCCTGGTGGAGAAAATGAATGTGTTTGACACCAACCTACAGACCCTGTCCCCAGTGGAGCGAGCCAGTGCCTGCAATGCG GTCATCAAGCAGCTGATGCGAAAGGAGTTTACTCTGGAGTTCTCTCGAGACCGGAAGTCCATGTCGGTGTACTGCACACCCACTAGCCCTGGCCCGGCAGCCCAGGGCAGCAAGATGTTTGTGAAG GGGGCTCCTGAGAGTGTCATCGAGCGCTGCAGCTCAGTCCGAGTGGGGAGCCACAGAGTACCCCTGAATGCCACCTCCAGGGAGCAGATCCTGGCCAAGATCCGGGATTGGGGCTCAGGCTCAGACACGTTGCGCTGCCTGGCCCTGGCCACACGGGATGCACCCCCCAGGAAGGAGGACATGCAGCTGGACGACTGCAGCAAGTTTGTGCAATACGAG ATGGACCTGACTTTCGTGGGCTGCGTGGGCATGCTGGACCCTCCAAGGCCTGAGGTGGCTGCTTGCATCGCACGCTGCCACCGGGCCGGCATCCGTGTGGTCATGATCACAGGCGACAACAAAGCCACGGCTGTGGCCATCTGCCGCCGCCTTGGCATATTCAGAGACGCAGAGGATGTGGTGAGCAAGGCCTACACGGGGCGCGAATTCGATGACCTCAGCCCCGAGCAGCAGCGCCATGCCTGCCGCACAGCGTGCTGTTTTGCCCGTGTGGAACCTGCACACAAGTCCCGAATTGTAGAGAACCTGCAGTCCTTTAACGAGATCACCGCCATG ACTGGAGATGGGGTGAATGATGCCCCGGCTCTGAAGAAAGCAGAAATTGGCATTGCCATGGGCTCTGGTACAGCTGTAGCCAAGTCAGCAGCCGAGATGGTGCTGTCAGATGACAACTTTGCCTCCATCGTGGCTGCAGTGGAGGAGGGCCGGGCCATCTACAACAACATGAAGCAATTCATCCGCTACCTCATCTCTTCCAATGTAGGCGAGGTTGTCTG CATCTTCCTCACGGCAATTCTGGGCCTCCCGGAAGCCCTGATCCCCGTGCAGCTGCTCTGGGTGAACCTGGTGACAGATGGCCTACCTGCCACAGCCCTGGGCTTCAACCCACCAGACCTGGACATCATGGAAAAGCTGCCGAGGAACCCTCATGAGGCCCTTATCAGCGGCTGGCTCTTTTTTCGATATCTGGCTATTGGAG TGTACGTAGGCCTGGCCACAGTGGCTGCCGCCACCTGGTGGTTCCTATATGATGCCGAGGGACCTCACGTCACCTTCTACCAACTG AGGAACTTCCTGAAGTGCTCCGAGGACAACCCACTCTTTGCCGACATTGACTGCGAGGTCTTCGAATCACGCTTTCCCACAACCATGGCCTTGTCTGTGCTGGTGACCATTGAAATGTGCAATGCCCTCAACAG TGTCTCAGAGAACCAGTCGCTGCTGCGGATGCCACCCTGGCTGAACCCTTGGCTGCTGGCAGCTGTGGCCATGTCCATGGCCCTGCACTTTCTCATCCTGCTGGTGCCACCCCTGCCG CTTATTTTCCAGGTGACCCCACTGAGCGGGCGCCAGTGGGTGGTGGTGCTCCAGATATCTCTGCCTGTCATCCTGCTTGATGAAGCCCTCAAGTACCTGTCCCGGAACCACATGGATG AAGAAAAGGACCACAAGTGA
- the ATP2A3 gene encoding sarcoplasmic/endoplasmic reticulum calcium ATPase 3 isoform X2: MEAAHLLSAAEVLRGFSVTVEGGLRPEQVSAARERYGPNELPTEEGKSLWELVLEQFEDLLVRILLLAALVSFVLAWFEEGEETTTAFVEPLVIMLILVANAIVGVWQERNAESAIEALKEYEPEMGKVIRSDRKGVQRIRARDIVPGDIVEVAVGDKVPADLRLIEIKSTTLRVDQSILTGESVSVTKHTDAILDPRAVNQDKKNMLFSGTNIAAGKALGVAVTTGLHTELGKIRSQMAAVEPDRTPLQQKLDEFGRQLSHAISVICVAVWLINIGHFADPAHGGSWVRGAVYYFKIAVALAVAAIPEGLPAVITTCLALGTRRMARKNAIVRSLPSVETLGCTSVICSDKTGTLTTNQMSVCRMFVVAEAEAEAGSCRLHEFTISGTTYAPEGEVRQAEQLVRCGQFDGLVELATICALCNDSALDYNEAKGVYEKVGEATETALTCLVEKMNVFDTNLQTLSPVERASACNAVIKQLMRKEFTLEFSRDRKSMSVYCTPTSPGPAAQGSKMFVKGAPESVIERCSSVRVGSHRVPLNATSREQILAKIRDWGSGSDTLRCLALATRDAPPRKEDMQLDDCSKFVQYEMDLTFVGCVGMLDPPRPEVAACIARCHRAGIRVVMITGDNKATAVAICRRLGIFRDAEDVVSKAYTGREFDDLSPEQQRHACRTACCFARVEPAHKSRIVENLQSFNEITAMTGDGVNDAPALKKAEIGIAMGSGTAVAKSAAEMVLSDDNFASIVAAVEEGRAIYNNMKQFIRYLISSNVGEVVCIFLTAILGLPEALIPVQLLWVNLVTDGLPATALGFNPPDLDIMEKLPRNPHEALISGWLFFRYLAIGVYVGLATVAAATWWFLYDAEGPHVTFYQLRNFLKCSEDNPLFADIDCEVFESRFPTTMALSVLVTIEMCNALNSVSENQSLLRMPPWLNPWLLAAVAMSMALHFLILLVPPLPLIFQVTPLSGRQWVVVLQISLPVILLDEALKYLSRNHMDEKDHK, translated from the exons AGCTCCCAACTGAGGAAG GGAAGTCTCTGTGGGAGCTGGTGCTGGAACAGTTTGAGGACCTCCTGGTGCGCATCCTGCTGTTGGCAGCTCTGGTCTCCTTT GTCCTGGCCTGGTTTGAGGAGGGCGAAGAGACCACAACAGCCTTCGTGGAGCCCCTGGTCATCATGCTGATCCTCGTGGCCAATGCCATCGTGGGCGTATGGCAG GAGCGCAATGCTGAGAGTGCTATTGAGGCCTTGAAGGAGTATGAGCCTGAGATGGGCAAGGTGATCCGCTCAGACCGCAAAGGTGTGCAGAGGATCCGTGCCCGGGACATCGTCCCTGGAGACATCGTGGAGGTGGCAG TGGGAGACAAAGTACCCGCTGACCTCCGCCTCATCGAGATCAAGTCTACCACACTGAGAGTGGACCAGTCCATCCtgacag GTGAATCCGTGTCTGTGACCAAGCATACAGATGCCATCCTAGATCCCAGAGCTGTGAACCAGGACAAAAAGAATATGCTCTTCTCT GGCACCAATATCGCAGCAGGCAAGGCCCTGGGTGTGGCAGTGACCACAGGCCTGCACACAGAGCTGGGTAAGATCCGGAGCCAGATGGCGGCAGTGGAGCCAGACCGGACGCCGCTGCAGCAGAAACTGGATGAGTTTGGACGGCAGCTGTCCCACGCCATCTCTGTGATCTGTGTGGCGGTGTGGCTCATCAACATCGGCCACTTTGCGGACCCAGCCCATGGCGGCTCCTGGGTCCGTGGCGCTGTCTACTACTTCAAGATTGCCGTGGCCCTGGCTGTGGCTGCCATCCCTGAGGGCCTCCCAGCTGTGATCACTACGTGCCTGGCTCTGGGCACACGGCGCATGGCGCGCAAGAATGCCATCGTGCGGAGCCTGCCTTCCGTGGAGACCCTGGGCTGCACCTCGGTCATCTGCTCTGACAAGACAGGCACGCTCACCACCAATCAGATGTCTGTTTGCCGG ATGTTTGTGGTAGCTGAAGCTGAAGCCGAAGCAGGCTCCTGCCGTTTGCACGAGTTCACCATCTCAGGCACCACCTATGCTCCGGAGGGCGAAGT GAGGCAGGCGGAGCAGCTTGTGCGCTGTGGGCAGTTCGATGGGCTGGTGGAATTGGCGACAATCTGTGCCCTGTGCAATGACTCAGCGCTGGACTACAATGAG GCTAAGGGCGTGTATGAGAAGGTGGGAGAGGCCACGGAGACGGCTCTGACTTGCCTGGTGGAGAAAATGAATGTGTTTGACACCAACCTACAGACCCTGTCCCCAGTGGAGCGAGCCAGTGCCTGCAATGCG GTCATCAAGCAGCTGATGCGAAAGGAGTTTACTCTGGAGTTCTCTCGAGACCGGAAGTCCATGTCGGTGTACTGCACACCCACTAGCCCTGGCCCGGCAGCCCAGGGCAGCAAGATGTTTGTGAAG GGGGCTCCTGAGAGTGTCATCGAGCGCTGCAGCTCAGTCCGAGTGGGGAGCCACAGAGTACCCCTGAATGCCACCTCCAGGGAGCAGATCCTGGCCAAGATCCGGGATTGGGGCTCAGGCTCAGACACGTTGCGCTGCCTGGCCCTGGCCACACGGGATGCACCCCCCAGGAAGGAGGACATGCAGCTGGACGACTGCAGCAAGTTTGTGCAATACGAG ATGGACCTGACTTTCGTGGGCTGCGTGGGCATGCTGGACCCTCCAAGGCCTGAGGTGGCTGCTTGCATCGCACGCTGCCACCGGGCCGGCATCCGTGTGGTCATGATCACAGGCGACAACAAAGCCACGGCTGTGGCCATCTGCCGCCGCCTTGGCATATTCAGAGACGCAGAGGATGTGGTGAGCAAGGCCTACACGGGGCGCGAATTCGATGACCTCAGCCCCGAGCAGCAGCGCCATGCCTGCCGCACAGCGTGCTGTTTTGCCCGTGTGGAACCTGCACACAAGTCCCGAATTGTAGAGAACCTGCAGTCCTTTAACGAGATCACCGCCATG ACTGGAGATGGGGTGAATGATGCCCCGGCTCTGAAGAAAGCAGAAATTGGCATTGCCATGGGCTCTGGTACAGCTGTAGCCAAGTCAGCAGCCGAGATGGTGCTGTCAGATGACAACTTTGCCTCCATCGTGGCTGCAGTGGAGGAGGGCCGGGCCATCTACAACAACATGAAGCAATTCATCCGCTACCTCATCTCTTCCAATGTAGGCGAGGTTGTCTG CATCTTCCTCACGGCAATTCTGGGCCTCCCGGAAGCCCTGATCCCCGTGCAGCTGCTCTGGGTGAACCTGGTGACAGATGGCCTACCTGCCACAGCCCTGGGCTTCAACCCACCAGACCTGGACATCATGGAAAAGCTGCCGAGGAACCCTCATGAGGCCCTTATCAGCGGCTGGCTCTTTTTTCGATATCTGGCTATTGGAG TGTACGTAGGCCTGGCCACAGTGGCTGCCGCCACCTGGTGGTTCCTATATGATGCCGAGGGACCTCACGTCACCTTCTACCAACTG AGGAACTTCCTGAAGTGCTCCGAGGACAACCCACTCTTTGCCGACATTGACTGCGAGGTCTTCGAATCACGCTTTCCCACAACCATGGCCTTGTCTGTGCTGGTGACCATTGAAATGTGCAATGCCCTCAACAG TGTCTCAGAGAACCAGTCGCTGCTGCGGATGCCACCCTGGCTGAACCCTTGGCTGCTGGCAGCTGTGGCCATGTCCATGGCCCTGCACTTTCTCATCCTGCTGGTGCCACCCCTGCCG CTTATTTTCCAGGTGACCCCACTGAGCGGGCGCCAGTGGGTGGTGGTGCTCCAGATATCTCTGCCTGTCATCCTGCTTGATGAAGCCCTCAAGTACCTGTCCCGGAACCACATGGATG AAAAGGACCACAAGTGA
- the ATP2A3 gene encoding sarcoplasmic/endoplasmic reticulum calcium ATPase 3 isoform X5, producing MEAAHLLSAAEVLRGFSVTVEGGLRPEQVSAARERYGPNELPTEEGKSLWELVLEQFEDLLVRILLLAALVSFVLAWFEEGEETTTAFVEPLVIMLILVANAIVGVWQERNAESAIEALKEYEPEMGKVIRSDRKGVQRIRARDIVPGDIVEVAVGDKVPADLRLIEIKSTTLRVDQSILTGESVSVTKHTDAILDPRAVNQDKKNMLFSGTNIAAGKALGVAVTTGLHTELGKIRSQMAAVEPDRTPLQQKLDEFGRQLSHAISVICVAVWLINIGHFADPAHGGSWVRGAVYYFKIAVALAVAAIPEGLPAVITTCLALGTRRMARKNAIVRSLPSVETLGCTSVICSDKTGTLTTNQMSVCRMFVVAEAEAEAGSCRLHEFTISGTTYAPEGEVRQAEQLVRCGQFDGLVELATICALCNDSALDYNEAKGVYEKVGEATETALTCLVEKMNVFDTNLQTLSPVERASACNAVIKQLMRKEFTLEFSRDRKSMSVYCTPTSPGPAAQGSKMFVKGAPESVIERCSSVRVGSHRVPLNATSREQILAKIRDWGSGSDTLRCLALATRDAPPRKEDMQLDDCSKFVQYEMDLTFVGCVGMLDPPRPEVAACIARCHRAGIRVVMITGDNKATAVAICRRLGIFRDAEDVVSKAYTGREFDDLSPEQQRHACRTACCFARVEPAHKSRIVENLQSFNEITAMTGDGVNDAPALKKAEIGIAMGSGTAVAKSAAEMVLSDDNFASIVAAVEEGRAIYNNMKQFIRYLISSNVGEVVCIFLTAILGLPEALIPVQLLWVNLVTDGLPATALGFNPPDLDIMEKLPRNPHEALISGWLFFRYLAIGVYVGLATVAAATWWFLYDAEGPHVTFYQLRNFLKCSEDNPLFADIDCEVFESRFPTTMALSVLVTIEMCNALNSVSENQSLLRMPPWLNPWLLAAVAMSMALHFLILLVPPLPLIFQVTPLSGRQWVVVLQISLPVILLDEALKYLSRNHMDGILRTISQTWSGQPLTTSGTPGHTGRKGPQVSAGNRVESPVCTSD from the exons AGCTCCCAACTGAGGAAG GGAAGTCTCTGTGGGAGCTGGTGCTGGAACAGTTTGAGGACCTCCTGGTGCGCATCCTGCTGTTGGCAGCTCTGGTCTCCTTT GTCCTGGCCTGGTTTGAGGAGGGCGAAGAGACCACAACAGCCTTCGTGGAGCCCCTGGTCATCATGCTGATCCTCGTGGCCAATGCCATCGTGGGCGTATGGCAG GAGCGCAATGCTGAGAGTGCTATTGAGGCCTTGAAGGAGTATGAGCCTGAGATGGGCAAGGTGATCCGCTCAGACCGCAAAGGTGTGCAGAGGATCCGTGCCCGGGACATCGTCCCTGGAGACATCGTGGAGGTGGCAG TGGGAGACAAAGTACCCGCTGACCTCCGCCTCATCGAGATCAAGTCTACCACACTGAGAGTGGACCAGTCCATCCtgacag GTGAATCCGTGTCTGTGACCAAGCATACAGATGCCATCCTAGATCCCAGAGCTGTGAACCAGGACAAAAAGAATATGCTCTTCTCT GGCACCAATATCGCAGCAGGCAAGGCCCTGGGTGTGGCAGTGACCACAGGCCTGCACACAGAGCTGGGTAAGATCCGGAGCCAGATGGCGGCAGTGGAGCCAGACCGGACGCCGCTGCAGCAGAAACTGGATGAGTTTGGACGGCAGCTGTCCCACGCCATCTCTGTGATCTGTGTGGCGGTGTGGCTCATCAACATCGGCCACTTTGCGGACCCAGCCCATGGCGGCTCCTGGGTCCGTGGCGCTGTCTACTACTTCAAGATTGCCGTGGCCCTGGCTGTGGCTGCCATCCCTGAGGGCCTCCCAGCTGTGATCACTACGTGCCTGGCTCTGGGCACACGGCGCATGGCGCGCAAGAATGCCATCGTGCGGAGCCTGCCTTCCGTGGAGACCCTGGGCTGCACCTCGGTCATCTGCTCTGACAAGACAGGCACGCTCACCACCAATCAGATGTCTGTTTGCCGG ATGTTTGTGGTAGCTGAAGCTGAAGCCGAAGCAGGCTCCTGCCGTTTGCACGAGTTCACCATCTCAGGCACCACCTATGCTCCGGAGGGCGAAGT GAGGCAGGCGGAGCAGCTTGTGCGCTGTGGGCAGTTCGATGGGCTGGTGGAATTGGCGACAATCTGTGCCCTGTGCAATGACTCAGCGCTGGACTACAATGAG GCTAAGGGCGTGTATGAGAAGGTGGGAGAGGCCACGGAGACGGCTCTGACTTGCCTGGTGGAGAAAATGAATGTGTTTGACACCAACCTACAGACCCTGTCCCCAGTGGAGCGAGCCAGTGCCTGCAATGCG GTCATCAAGCAGCTGATGCGAAAGGAGTTTACTCTGGAGTTCTCTCGAGACCGGAAGTCCATGTCGGTGTACTGCACACCCACTAGCCCTGGCCCGGCAGCCCAGGGCAGCAAGATGTTTGTGAAG GGGGCTCCTGAGAGTGTCATCGAGCGCTGCAGCTCAGTCCGAGTGGGGAGCCACAGAGTACCCCTGAATGCCACCTCCAGGGAGCAGATCCTGGCCAAGATCCGGGATTGGGGCTCAGGCTCAGACACGTTGCGCTGCCTGGCCCTGGCCACACGGGATGCACCCCCCAGGAAGGAGGACATGCAGCTGGACGACTGCAGCAAGTTTGTGCAATACGAG ATGGACCTGACTTTCGTGGGCTGCGTGGGCATGCTGGACCCTCCAAGGCCTGAGGTGGCTGCTTGCATCGCACGCTGCCACCGGGCCGGCATCCGTGTGGTCATGATCACAGGCGACAACAAAGCCACGGCTGTGGCCATCTGCCGCCGCCTTGGCATATTCAGAGACGCAGAGGATGTGGTGAGCAAGGCCTACACGGGGCGCGAATTCGATGACCTCAGCCCCGAGCAGCAGCGCCATGCCTGCCGCACAGCGTGCTGTTTTGCCCGTGTGGAACCTGCACACAAGTCCCGAATTGTAGAGAACCTGCAGTCCTTTAACGAGATCACCGCCATG ACTGGAGATGGGGTGAATGATGCCCCGGCTCTGAAGAAAGCAGAAATTGGCATTGCCATGGGCTCTGGTACAGCTGTAGCCAAGTCAGCAGCCGAGATGGTGCTGTCAGATGACAACTTTGCCTCCATCGTGGCTGCAGTGGAGGAGGGCCGGGCCATCTACAACAACATGAAGCAATTCATCCGCTACCTCATCTCTTCCAATGTAGGCGAGGTTGTCTG CATCTTCCTCACGGCAATTCTGGGCCTCCCGGAAGCCCTGATCCCCGTGCAGCTGCTCTGGGTGAACCTGGTGACAGATGGCCTACCTGCCACAGCCCTGGGCTTCAACCCACCAGACCTGGACATCATGGAAAAGCTGCCGAGGAACCCTCATGAGGCCCTTATCAGCGGCTGGCTCTTTTTTCGATATCTGGCTATTGGAG TGTACGTAGGCCTGGCCACAGTGGCTGCCGCCACCTGGTGGTTCCTATATGATGCCGAGGGACCTCACGTCACCTTCTACCAACTG AGGAACTTCCTGAAGTGCTCCGAGGACAACCCACTCTTTGCCGACATTGACTGCGAGGTCTTCGAATCACGCTTTCCCACAACCATGGCCTTGTCTGTGCTGGTGACCATTGAAATGTGCAATGCCCTCAACAG TGTCTCAGAGAACCAGTCGCTGCTGCGGATGCCACCCTGGCTGAACCCTTGGCTGCTGGCAGCTGTGGCCATGTCCATGGCCCTGCACTTTCTCATCCTGCTGGTGCCACCCCTGCCG CTTATTTTCCAGGTGACCCCACTGAGCGGGCGCCAGTGGGTGGTGGTGCTCCAGATATCTCTGCCTGTCATCCTGCTTGATGAAGCCCTCAAGTACCTGTCCCGGAACCACATGGATG GCATTCTCAGGACAATCTCCCAGACATGGAGTGGGCAGCCACTGACTACCTCTGGGACTCCAGGCCATACTG GAAGAAAAGGACCACAAGTGAGTGCCGGGAACAGAGTGGAGTCTCCAGTGTGTACCTCAGATTGA